A genomic stretch from Capricornis sumatraensis isolate serow.1 chromosome 4, serow.2, whole genome shotgun sequence includes:
- the LOC138078656 gene encoding retinol dehydrogenase 16-like gives MWLYLAVLVVLYYLLRWYQEKQVVSHLRDKFVFIMGCDSGFGNQLARQLDLRGLRVLAACLMEQGAEQLRNQTSDRLETVILDVTKTESVAVATEWVKERVGDRVGAVINVDGEEMLRALTLAPSAPAPLTSSTPLVVQPRYWMQLLRWYQERQWVKECVGDRVMKSVDLLETTCCQDLSLVTECMKHALTACHPRTQYSPGWDAKFIYLPMSYLPSFLVDLMVYWRNPQPAKAL, from the exons ATGTGGTTGTACCTGGCGGTCCTCGTGGTCCTGTACTACCTCCTGCGCTGGTACCAGGAGAAGCAGGTGGTGAGCCACCTCCGGGATAAGTTCGTCTTCATCATGGGCTGTGACTCGGGCTTTGGGAACCAGCTGGCCAGGCAGCTGGACCTGCGAGGCTTGAGGGTCCTGGCTGCATGTCTGATGGAGCAAGGGGCGGAGCAGCTGAGGAACCAGACATCAGACAGGCTGGAGACGGTGATCCTGGACGTCACCAAGACAGAGAGTGTCGCTGTGGCCACCGAGTGGGTGAAGGAGCGCGTGGGGGACAGAG TTGGAGCTGTGATAAACGTGGATGGTGAGGAGATGCTCAGGGCGCTGACCCTGGctccctctgcccctgcccctctcACCAGCTCCACACCCCTCGTGGTCCAGCCCCGTTACTGGATG CAACTCCTGCGCTGGTACCAGGAGAGGCAGTGGGTGAAGGAGTGTGTGGGGGACAGAG TCATGAAATCAGTCGACTTGTTGGAGACAACCTGCTGCCAGGATCTGTCCTTGGTGACAGAGTGCATGAAGCATGCCCTGACTGCCTGCCACCCCCGTACCCAATACTCACCTGGCTGGGATGCCAAGTTCATCTACCTCCCCATGAGCTACCTGCCCAGCTTCCTGGTGGATCTCATGGTGTACTGGAGAAACCCCCAGCCTGCTAAGGCCCTGTAA